One window of the Danaus plexippus chromosome 25, MEX_DaPlex, whole genome shotgun sequence genome contains the following:
- the LOC116775231 gene encoding hypodermin-A-like encodes NLKLSGNDFSNVTLKNDTGHHLSSSCNKALASYPFSVSIQRKGSHYTSGALIGKKWIVTVASEFYNIRETIKLFRARLGTVNCKKGGLLVPIKEIEIHPSYVYRKPNFDISMLKIGHFFDFSDLIKPIALTDVTEKIVSASFLTTYWPRLIVNGRVLDQTAKERMKQNSMRVSTQKMILWEKCFDLMKTQNQTLDESSLCLIPIKSHHSPCMPDAGAPITAEDGLWGITSGWTLDECLTKNSPTLVTRISSSAIRTWLDKLLDSEKK; translated from the exons aatttaaaactttcaggCAACGATTTTTCGAACGTAACGTTAAAAAACGACACCGGTCATCATTTATCCTCAAGCTGCAACAAGGCGTTAGCAAGCTATCCGTTCTCTGTCTCTATTCAAAGGAAAGGATCGCACTATACTTCAGGTGCTTTAATTGGCAAGAAATGGATTGTGACCGTTGCTAGTGAATTTTACAA TATTCGAGAAACGATTAAGTTATTTAGAGCAAGGCTGGGAACAGTGAATTGCAAAAAAGGGGGTTTATTAGTGCcaataaaagaaattgaaattCATCCGTCATATGTATACAGAAAAccaaattttgatatatcgATGCTGAAGATTGGTCacttttttgatttttctGATCTCATAAAACCAATTGCCTTAACTGATGTTACGGAAAAAATTGTCAGTGCTAGTTTCTTAACTACTTATTGGCCTAGATTGAtt GTCAACGGTAGAGTGCTTGACCAAACCGCAAAGGAaagaatgaaacaaaatagcATGAGAGTTTCAACACAGAAAATGATACTTTGGGAAAAATGCTttgatttaatgaaaacacAAAACCAGACCTTAGACGAATCTAGTCTATGTTTAATACCAATTAAGTCCCACCATAGTCCGTGCATG ccTGATGCAGGAGCTCCGATTACAGCTGAAGATGGGCTTTGGGGGATCACATCTGGATGGACCCTGGATGAATGTCTCACAAAAAATAGTCCCACACTTGTAACTAGAATCTCTTCGTCAGCCATAAGAACCTGGTTAGACAAATTACTGGACTCTGAGAAAAAGTAA
- the LOC116775433 gene encoding agrin, translated as MQFITYVLFTAVIAASSQAARDASCPRICGPALQGEPVCATDGVIYPSLCEMRKKTCGKGVKLAPDQSVCSRAQGSKCENRCTTERDPVCGTNGRTYLNRCMLQVEICRKGIGLSHLGACNNISAHRENCPVDCSQAPLDGPVCGSDGNVYKSTCQMKLLTCGQGVVKTSKKHCQTTRHCRESCWRSSRPTCGSDGKLYANACRMKATNCGKHVFEVPMSFCVSQERTSGADACPTDCSGQPEKLVCGADENVYRNECEMKMLNCGISNRKVIKKVDMEKCKSKMSKCMKVKCPSEEDPVCGTDATVYKNPCALKVATCLKGVQLAHFGNCTVLPRMETDCPDNCDNALEQPVCGSDGNVYKSECELRKLTCGQHVVSVSESHCRTTALCHERCPDTPAFVCGSDNRFYKNECIMKKENCGKHMYVVPLKRCLSRFQYSGCARVCPPEYDPVCGTDDKTYSNNCFLEMENCRSRRLVQFKHLGTCTEPIAEEPKNYLYR; from the exons atgcaGTTTATAACTTACGTCCTGTTCACCGCTGTCATCGCag cGTCATCTCAGGCTGCTCGCGACGCTTCCTGTCCTCGGATATGCGGCCCGGCGCTTCAAGGCGAGCCGGTGTGTGCTACGGATGGAGTTATATACCCATCACTGTGTGAGATGCGGAAGAAGACTTGTGGGAAAG GTGTAAAGCTGGCCCCAGATCAAAGCGTATGCTCCCGTGCTCAAGGCAGCAAGTGCGAGAATCGTTGCACAACAGAACGAGACCCTGTCTGTGGTACCAATGGACGGACCTATTTGAACAGATGCATGCTGCAAGTTGAGATTTGCAG AAAAGGCATCGGTCTTTCACATTTGGGGGCGTGTAACAATATCAGCGCTCATCGCGAAAACTGTCCAGTTGATTGCTCTCAAGCTCCTTTGGATGGACCCGTCTGTGGTTCTGATGGTAACGTCTATAAAAGCACCTGTCAGATGAAGCTTTTAACATGCGG ACAAGGTGTAGTTAAAACGAGCAAGAAGCATTGTCAGACGACCCGTCACTGCAGAGAGTCTTGTTGGCGTTCCTCACGACCTACATGCGGTTCTGATGGAAAACTTTACGCTAACGCTTGTAGGATGAAGGCTACAAACTGTGG taaGCATGTATTCGAAGTGCCGATGTCTTTCTGCGTGTCACAAGAGAGGACTTCCGGTGCGGACGCTTGTCCCACAGACTGCTCCGGACAACCGGAAAAGTTGGTATGCGGCGCCGACGAGAACGTATACAGGAACGAGTGTGAAATGAAGATGCTTAACTGCGG CATCAGCAACAGAAAAGTAATTAAGAAGGTGGATATGGAGAAATGCAAATCTAAAATGAGCAAATGTATGAAagtaaaatgtccttccgaaGAAGACCCGGTCTGTGGGACCGATGcaactgtttataaaaatcctTGCGCTTTGAAAGTTGCTACCTGTCT taAAGGGGTACAACTAGCGCACTTCGGCAACTGTACTGTTCTGCCGCGAATGGAGACCGATTGCCCTGACAACTGCGATAATGCACTCGAGCAACCCGTCTGTGGTTCCGATGGAAATGTTTACaa ATCAGAGTGTGAGCTTCGTAAGCTTACCTGCGGACAACACGTGGTTTCGGTCTCAGAGTCCCATTGCCGTACCACTGCGCTATGCCACGAGCGCTGCCCTGACACGCCTGCCTTTGTTTGCGGTTCGGACAACCGCTTCTATAAGAATGAATGCattatgaaaaaagaaaattgcgG GAAACACATGTATGTAGTACCGTTGAAGCGTTGCCTATCTCGCTTCCAATACTCTGGCTGTGCTCGTGTCTGTCCTCCCGAATATGATCCGGTCTGTGGGACCGACGATAAGACTTACTCAAATAATTGCTTCCTCGAAATGGAAAACTGTAGATCAAG acgtCTTGTTCAGTTTAAACATCTGGGAACTTGCACTGAACCCATCGCAGAGGAACCTAAAAATTATCTCTACCGATAA
- the LOC116775432 gene encoding hypodermin-A-like isoform X1 — protein MVTRNILIFSSFFIYLHFNSSYILSATTAKSQLECEFPPKQEEDFTHIRRKRLTTESGLVCLEDYPYTVSIRLHGKHWCGGAIVGLQWILTAAQCFDYVTIEEVTVRMGSVFRDFGGKMVSVIDIQRHPEYKMDQYYPEHNLALIKINIKIEVSSRIQTVSLATTDAEIPSMFGEVVVTGYGSVVTGQIREGVNQELRRMIVKQVPRSDCRVVYGNDYHIQHDHMCLESVVKGVALCAGDTGDPAVHFSGINRAGTLFGIALFSGTEECANKHKPGVYAKVSLSRAWINGILNENERFESADSVENAIPIDMD, from the exons ATGGTTActcgaaatattttaattttctcttcgttttttatttacttacattttaatagtagttatattttaagtg CGACCACAGCTAAGTCACAACTAGAATGTGAATTTCCACCAAAGCAAGAAGAAGACTTTACTCACATAAGAAGGAAAAGATTAACAACAGAGTCAGGACTTGTCTGCTTAGAAGATTATCCTTACACTGTGTCCATACG ATTGCACGGGAAGCATTGGTGCGGCGGCGCTATAGTTGGTCTTCAATGGATACTCACAGCTGCTCAATGTTTTGACTA TGTTACTATAGAAGAAGTAACAGTTCGCATGGGGTCGGTGTTTAGAGACTTCGGCGGTAAAATGGTATCAGTTATTGATATCCAACGTCATCCAGAGTACAAGATGGATCAATATTATCCCGAACATAACTTGGCTTTAATTAAG ATAAACATCAAAATAGAGGTGAGTAGCAGGATCCAAACGGTATCACTTGCAACGACTGATGCTGAAATTCCATCAATGTTTGGAGAGGTTGTTGTCACTGGATATGGCTCTGTG GTGACAGGTCAAATAAGAGAAGGAGTGAATCAAGAACTTCGTCGCATGATAGTTAAACAAGTTCCTCGGTCGGATTGTCGTGTTGTATATGGCAATGACTATCACATACAGCACGATCACATGTGCTTGGAAAGTGTTGTCAAAGGAGTAGCTTTGTGTGCG GGTGACACAGGCGATCCCGCGGTACATTTCAGCGGTATCAATAGGGCAGGCACGTTGTTTGGGATAGCTTTGTTTTCTGGTACTGAGGAATGCGCTAACAAACACAAACCCGGCGTCTATGCCAAG GTCTCCCTTAGCCGTGCCTGGATCAatggaatattaaatgaaaatgaacgTTTTGAAAGTGCTGATAGTGTTGAAAATGCAATACCGATTGATATGGACtag
- the LOC116775248 gene encoding uncharacterized protein LOC116775248 isoform X2, which yields MAWLWLFSYIFIVVMILKINNALDLATFSKFVENFHKLVEEMSIYFEPCGFPIELVERCQRDSQYAQQEIVRLTESMNIPWIHCAGAESIALLGEELQQFLGLATQV from the exons atggCATGGTTATGGctgttttcatatatattcatagttG TAATGATACTCAAAATCAACAATGCCCTGGACCTGGCAACATTTTCTAAATTCGTCGAGAATTTCCATAAATTAGTGGAAGAGATGTCCATTTACTTCGAGCCCTGTGGATTTCCAATAGAACTGGTGGAAag ATGTCAGCGTGATAGTCAATATGCTCAACAAGAAATAGTACGACTTACCGAAAGTATGAA cattccatggattcactgtGCGGGTGCcgagtccatcgcgttgcTGGGAGAGGAGCTGCAACAGttcctgggacttgcgacccaggtttaA
- the LOC116775432 gene encoding trypsin-7-like isoform X2, with amino-acid sequence MVTRNILIFSSFFIYLHFNSSYILSATTAKSQLECEFPPKQEEDFTHIRRKRLTTESGLVCLEDYPYTVSIRLHGKHWCGGAIVGLQWILTAAQCFDYVTIEEVTVRMGSVFRDFGGKMVSVIDIQRHPEYKMDQYYPEHNLALIKINIKIEVSSRIQTVSLATTDAEIPSMFGEVVVTGYGSVTGQIREGVNQELRRMIVKQVPRSDCRVVYGNDYHIQHDHMCLESVVKGVALCAGDTGDPAVHFSGINRAGTLFGIALFSGTEECANKHKPGVYAKVSLSRAWINGILNENERFESADSVENAIPIDMD; translated from the exons ATGGTTActcgaaatattttaattttctcttcgttttttatttacttacattttaatagtagttatattttaagtg CGACCACAGCTAAGTCACAACTAGAATGTGAATTTCCACCAAAGCAAGAAGAAGACTTTACTCACATAAGAAGGAAAAGATTAACAACAGAGTCAGGACTTGTCTGCTTAGAAGATTATCCTTACACTGTGTCCATACG ATTGCACGGGAAGCATTGGTGCGGCGGCGCTATAGTTGGTCTTCAATGGATACTCACAGCTGCTCAATGTTTTGACTA TGTTACTATAGAAGAAGTAACAGTTCGCATGGGGTCGGTGTTTAGAGACTTCGGCGGTAAAATGGTATCAGTTATTGATATCCAACGTCATCCAGAGTACAAGATGGATCAATATTATCCCGAACATAACTTGGCTTTAATTAAG ATAAACATCAAAATAGAGGTGAGTAGCAGGATCCAAACGGTATCACTTGCAACGACTGATGCTGAAATTCCATCAATGTTTGGAGAGGTTGTTGTCACTGGATATGGCTCT GTGACAGGTCAAATAAGAGAAGGAGTGAATCAAGAACTTCGTCGCATGATAGTTAAACAAGTTCCTCGGTCGGATTGTCGTGTTGTATATGGCAATGACTATCACATACAGCACGATCACATGTGCTTGGAAAGTGTTGTCAAAGGAGTAGCTTTGTGTGCG GGTGACACAGGCGATCCCGCGGTACATTTCAGCGGTATCAATAGGGCAGGCACGTTGTTTGGGATAGCTTTGTTTTCTGGTACTGAGGAATGCGCTAACAAACACAAACCCGGCGTCTATGCCAAG GTCTCCCTTAGCCGTGCCTGGATCAatggaatattaaatgaaaatgaacgTTTTGAAAGTGCTGATAGTGTTGAAAATGCAATACCGATTGATATGGACtag
- the LOC116775248 gene encoding uncharacterized protein LOC116775248 isoform X1 — translation MAWLWLFSYIFIVVMILKINNALDLATFSKFVENFHKLVEEMSIYFEPCGFPIELVERCQRDSQYAQQEIVRLTETFHGFTVRVPSPSRCWERSCNSSWDLRPRFKGII, via the exons atggCATGGTTATGGctgttttcatatatattcatagttG TAATGATACTCAAAATCAACAATGCCCTGGACCTGGCAACATTTTCTAAATTCGTCGAGAATTTCCATAAATTAGTGGAAGAGATGTCCATTTACTTCGAGCCCTGTGGATTTCCAATAGAACTGGTGGAAag ATGTCAGCGTGATAGTCAATATGCTCAACAAGAAATAGTACGACTTACCGAAA cattccatggattcactgtGCGGGTGCcgagtccatcgcgttgcTGGGAGAGGAGCTGCAACAGttcctgggacttgcgacccaggtttaAGGGAATAATCTGA